One segment of Humidesulfovibrio mexicanus DNA contains the following:
- a CDS encoding ERCC4 domain-containing protein: MKIICDSREQLAFTFGGYGCEVQAGTLTTGDYSLAGLEDRCAVERKSLDDLLGCLIGEGRERFERELARAAGLECFAVVVEASMQDMAEGRYRSRMKPHAALQSVLAFQVRHGCPFLWCGNRTGAEYATYHFLRHYLREASTRYKSILEAHGPQAA, encoded by the coding sequence ATGAAGATCATCTGCGACAGCCGCGAACAACTGGCCTTCACCTTTGGCGGCTATGGCTGCGAGGTGCAGGCCGGGACGCTCACCACGGGCGACTACTCCCTTGCCGGGCTTGAGGACCGCTGCGCGGTGGAGCGCAAGAGCCTGGACGATCTGCTAGGCTGCCTAATTGGCGAAGGCAGGGAGCGTTTCGAGCGTGAGCTTGCCCGCGCCGCTGGCCTGGAATGCTTCGCCGTGGTGGTGGAAGCGTCCATGCAGGACATGGCAGAGGGCCGCTACCGTTCGCGCATGAAGCCCCACGCGGCGCTTCAATCGGTGCTGGCCTTCCAAGTACGCCACGGCTGCCCGTTTCTCTGGTGCGGCAATCGGACCGGGGCAGAGTACGCAACCTATCACTTCCTGCGGCATTACCTGCGGGAGGCGTCCACCAGATACAAAAGCATCCTTGAGGCCCACGGGCCGCAGGCAGCATAG
- a CDS encoding HGGxSTG domain-containing protein: MEQEITGQPQTKVQLRPPENQSRFDLRTVRKCGARCKGTGKPCQQPAMPNGRCKLHGGKSPGPPKGNRNAWKHGRYSAEAIAHRRELRALLREMKEAARLVG; this comes from the coding sequence ATGGAACAGGAAATTACGGGACAACCTCAAACCAAGGTGCAATTGAGGCCGCCGGAGAATCAATCACGCTTCGATCTGCGGACGGTGCGGAAATGTGGGGCGCGCTGCAAGGGGACGGGGAAGCCGTGCCAGCAACCAGCCATGCCGAACGGGCGCTGTAAGCTGCATGGCGGCAAATCTCCCGGCCCGCCCAAGGGCAACCGCAACGCCTGGAAGCATGGGCGCTATTCGGCAGAGGCGATAGCGCACAGGCGAGAGTTGCGGGCCTTGCTGCGAGAGATGAAAGAGGCGGCTAGGCTGGTAGGGTAA
- a CDS encoding glycosyltransferase — MQPLTTVCFFNTNMPWGGGEHWHLQNALLARDAGLRVCVVAGSGSELARRAAGQPGIQLYTPTLGPLSFLNPIAMAGLVRFFRREQVDAVLLCLPRDVKAGGVAARLAGVRDIIYRRGIAVPVRDRLLNRLLYRHVLTKLIVNSEETRRCVLQHNPTLIPAARIHLIHNGFDVAEFDARHSTPLIPRRPGELVIGTAGRLTPQKGQHLLLEAAALLQGKAPPFRVLVAGCGDLEQELKSQARALGLEDCVQFLGFVKDMKSFHASLDIFALPSLWEGFGFVLTEAMTMRLPVAAFSVSSVPEVVEHEKTGLLCPPNAQSLAENLLRLLQDENLRKRLGEHGRERVQERFDLHHTFAALLACLRS; from the coding sequence ATGCAGCCGCTGACAACCGTGTGCTTCTTCAATACCAACATGCCCTGGGGCGGCGGGGAGCACTGGCATCTTCAAAACGCACTTTTGGCGCGGGATGCGGGCCTTCGGGTCTGCGTGGTGGCGGGCAGTGGCAGCGAATTGGCCAGACGCGCGGCAGGACAGCCCGGCATCCAACTCTACACGCCGACCCTTGGCCCTCTAAGCTTTTTGAACCCCATCGCCATGGCCGGACTTGTGCGCTTCTTCCGGCGAGAACAGGTTGACGCGGTGCTCCTGTGCCTGCCCCGAGACGTGAAAGCCGGAGGGGTCGCCGCACGGCTGGCAGGCGTGCGGGACATCATCTACCGCCGGGGAATCGCCGTGCCCGTGCGCGACAGACTCCTGAACCGCTTGCTGTACCGCCATGTGCTCACCAAACTCATCGTCAATTCCGAGGAAACCAGACGCTGCGTCTTGCAGCACAACCCGACGCTCATTCCGGCCGCGCGCATCCACCTCATCCATAACGGATTCGACGTCGCGGAATTCGACGCACGTCACAGCACGCCACTCATCCCGCGCCGCCCCGGCGAACTGGTTATCGGGACGGCAGGGCGGCTGACCCCCCAAAAGGGCCAGCACCTGCTCCTTGAAGCGGCGGCGCTGCTGCAAGGCAAGGCCCCGCCATTCCGGGTGCTGGTGGCCGGATGCGGGGACTTGGAGCAGGAGCTCAAGTCGCAAGCCCGCGCGCTGGGGCTGGAAGACTGCGTCCAGTTCCTGGGTTTCGTAAAGGACATGAAGAGCTTCCATGCCAGCCTGGACATCTTTGCCCTGCCCTCGCTGTGGGAAGGATTCGGCTTCGTTCTGACCGAAGCCATGACCATGCGCCTGCCGGTTGCTGCGTTCTCGGTCAGCAGCGTGCCGGAAGTGGTGGAGCACGAAAAAACCGGACTGCTCTGCCCCCCTAATGCGCAGTCTCTGGCCGAAAACCTGCTGCGCCTGCTTCAGGACGAGAACTTGCGGAAACGTCTTGGTGAACACGGACGCGAACGGGTGCAGGAGCGCTTCGACCTGCACCACACCTTTGCAGCCTTGCTGGCGTGCCTGCGCTCGTAA